The Gordonia terrae genome contains the following window.
CGCCGACCCGACCGCATCGGCAGCCTTCCTCCGCACGTTGCGTGCCGTCGTCGACTGGCGCGGGCAATCCGTCACGATGCTCGACCGCTGCTACCTCACCGAGCGCCTGCCGGTCCTGCTCGTGTGGGGTGACCGGGACATCGTGATCCCGCACCACCACGGTGAACTGGCGCACTCGGCGATCCCCCACTCCGAGTTCGAGACCTTCACCGGGTCAGGCCATTTCCCGTTCCATGACGATCCGGAGCGTTTCTGCCGAGTCGTCATCGATTTCATCTCGCGCCACGCGCCGGTCGAGTTCGACCCCCTCAACTGGCGGCATCTCATGTCCGAGGGCGCCCATCCGGAGCAGTTCGTCGGGGACGACGACACCGTCGACGAGGTGCTCGAGGCCTTCGAAGACGAGCGCAACGCCACCTGACCCGAAACACACACGCGTATGCCACCATTGCTGGATGACCTACCCGGGCAGTGACGATCACGGCACACGTCCGTTGCCACCTCAGCCGAACGCGTACGATTCCAGCCCCGGATTCGTGCCGGCTCCTGCCGACCACTCGCATCCGGCCCAATTCCCGAGCGCCGGTCCGGCTCCCGCGTACGGCGGCCCCTACGTCGACGCGGGTGCCGCAGCGCTGCCCGAACCGCCACTGGTGGTCATCGGCGACATCACGTGCACGCAGCACTACGTGATCACGCCGTCGGGCACATTCCCACTCGCGGGTTCGCAGTGGGAGGTCACCGACATGTCCGTGTCCTCCGAACAGATGTCGCAGACGGGCCTGGTGCTGGCGCTGGTCGGGTTCTTTCTGGTCTGCTTTCTGAGTCTGCTGTTCTTGCTCATGAAAGAGCGGCGCACGACGGGTTACATCCAGGTGCGGGTCCGGGGCGCGGGCGGCGTCATGCACGTCACCAACATCCCGGCGACGTCACCCTGGGCGATGAGCGACGTGTCCGGTCGCGTGTACTACGCACGACAACTGGCCGCAGCCGTCTGAGTCGCCTGACCCGTGATCCCACGATCCGAGCACGCCGTCCCACCCGAGTCACGAGGAGGATCCACCCGATGACCACACCAGAGAATCCCGGCGACAAGCCCAACGACCCGTTCGTGAAGCAGCCACCGCCTGCCGACCCGGCGCCGTCCCACGGCACCGACTCCACCCAGCAGCCGGCGGGTCCGGATCACGGCGCGGCGACGTCGCAGCCCGGCTTCGAGAATCCCCAGTACGGCGACCAACACTATGGCGGACAGCAGTACGGGGACCAGCAGTACGGCGCGCCCCAGCAGTACGGGGGTCAGCAGTACGGCGCACCCCAGCAGTACGGGAACCAGCAGTACGGGGGTCAGCAGTATGGGGCACCCCAGCAGTACGGGACGCCGCAAGGCGGGTATCCGGCGGCACCCGGGTACGGCTACGGCGGCGCACCCGACCCCACCGCGCCGTACGGCCGGGACCCGGCCACCGGTGAACCGCTCTCCGACAAGTCGAAGCTCGTCGCGGGCCTATTGCAGATCTTCCTCGGCAGCCTGGGCGTCGGCCGCTTCTACATCGGCGACAACACCACCGGCGCCATCCAACTCGGTCTGACCATCATCGGGTACATCACCGCGATCTTCATCGTCGGGATCTTCATCGTCTTCGGTGTCGCCGTGTGGGCACTGATCGACGGCATCATGATGCTGACCGGCAATGTGCGGGACAAGAACGGTCTCAAGCTCGGCAACTAGCCCCCGCCACAGCCAGCACGCCCCGGCTAGCCGCCCGCCGGAGAGCCACGGCCGACCTATCGTCGCCGGCCGTCTCCCGGAGGACGGGTTCCCGGGGCGTCGTGCGTCAACCGCCGCAACAACCGATGGGTCCGCGTACGTCGCGGGTCACGGTGTTGCGGGCGGCGAGTTCGTCGTCGGCGGGATAGTCGACACCGACCAGGCACAGCCCGCGGGCCTCGGCCACGGGCACCTGGCTGCTGCGTTCCCGCTCACCGAGAAGCTCACGGCACCAGGCGATGTCGCGCCTGCCGTCGCCGACACTCGCCACCGCACCGACCAGCGAACGCACCATCGACCAGCAGAATGCATCCGCGCTCACCTCGCCGACCAGGACACCGTCGGAATCCCTGGTCCAGGCGAATCGCTGGAGATCCCGGATGGTCGTCGCACCCTCGCGCCGACGACAGAACGCCGCGAAATCGTTGAGGCCCAGCAACTCCGACGACGCCGCGTTCAGCGCGTCGACGTCGAGAGGTCGACGCCACGTGGCAGTCGTCCGTGCAACCACCGGCTCGGCACCCCACCGGGCATCGGTCAGGCGGTACCGGTAGTGACGGCGTAGGGCCGAGAACCGCGCGTCGAATTCGCCGGGCACCACCCGTGCCGCCGTCACCCGCACGTCGTCGGGACACATCTTCGCGAGACGTCCGACGAGGGTCGACGGATCGCCGCCGATCGATCTGGTCTCCAGCGTCGTCCGCGGGACATCGGCGTGTGCGACCTGCCCCGTCGCATGGACACCGGCATCGGTTCGGCCCGCCACGGTCAGGCGCACCGGCACCCGCAGCACCGTCGACAACCGGGTCTCGAGTTCCTCGCAGACGCTGCGCTGACCGACCTGCCGTGCCCATCCGGCGAAGTCGGTTCCGTCGTAGGAGATGTCGAAGCGGAGACGACAGAACCCGCCGGCACCGGGATCCGGGCCGACGGGTTCGGTCTGCGATTCTCGACTCAGTCGACTACTTCTTGTCGCCGTCGACGTCTGCTCCGGCTGCCTCGGCATCGGGAGCGGTCGCCGCGGTGGACTCGTCGTCGACCGCCTCGGCCACGGCCTCGGCGTTGGCGACCTCGGCATCGGTGGCGTCGGCCTCGACGGCCTCCACCACGTTGTCCGCGCCATCAGCCGAATCGGTATCGGCGACAACCTCTTCGGTGGCGTCGAGCTTGTCCTCGGCGGCCTTCTTGGAGGCGGCGACGCGGGTCGCGCGGCTGGCCTCGCTCGACGCGGTGGTCTCGCGCACCAGCTCGATCACGGCCATGGGGGCGTTGTCACCCTTGCGCGGCAGCGTCTTGATGATGCGGGTGTAGCCACCCGGACGATCGGCGAAGAACGGGCCGATCTCGTCGAACAGTGTGTGCACGACGTCCTTGTCACGGATGTCCTTCAGCACCTCACGACGGTTGGCCAGCTTGCCGGCCTTGGCGTGGGTGATGATCTTCTCCGCGTACGGACGCAGGCGCTTGGCCTTGGCTTCCGTGGTGGTGATGCGGCCGTGCTCGAAGAGCGAGGTGGCGAGATTCGCCAGCATCGCCTTCTGGTGGCTGGCCGACCCGCCGAGGCGGGCACCCTTGGTGGGCTTGGGCATTGTCTTCTCCTAGGAGGACCCCGCATCACTCGATGCGGAAGTCAGGGTTGGGCAGTGACAGCTACCGCCGCGTCGAAGCGACTACAGCTGCTCGGTCTCC
Protein-coding sequences here:
- the truA gene encoding tRNA pseudouridine(38-40) synthase TruA, with amino-acid sequence MPRQPEQTSTATRSSRLSRESQTEPVGPDPGAGGFCRLRFDISYDGTDFAGWARQVGQRSVCEELETRLSTVLRVPVRLTVAGRTDAGVHATGQVAHADVPRTTLETRSIGGDPSTLVGRLAKMCPDDVRVTAARVVPGEFDARFSALRRHYRYRLTDARWGAEPVVARTTATWRRPLDVDALNAASSELLGLNDFAAFCRRREGATTIRDLQRFAWTRDSDGVLVGEVSADAFCWSMVRSLVGAVASVGDGRRDIAWCRELLGERERSSQVPVAEARGLCLVGVDYPADDELAARNTVTRDVRGPIGCCGG
- a CDS encoding TM2 domain-containing protein translates to MTTPENPGDKPNDPFVKQPPPADPAPSHGTDSTQQPAGPDHGAATSQPGFENPQYGDQHYGGQQYGDQQYGAPQQYGGQQYGAPQQYGNQQYGGQQYGAPQQYGTPQGGYPAAPGYGYGGAPDPTAPYGRDPATGEPLSDKSKLVAGLLQIFLGSLGVGRFYIGDNTTGAIQLGLTIIGYITAIFIVGIFIVFGVAVWALIDGIMMLTGNVRDKNGLKLGN
- the rplQ gene encoding 50S ribosomal protein L17 — protein: MPKPTKGARLGGSASHQKAMLANLATSLFEHGRITTTEAKAKRLRPYAEKIITHAKAGKLANRREVLKDIRDKDVVHTLFDEIGPFFADRPGGYTRIIKTLPRKGDNAPMAVIELVRETTASSEASRATRVAASKKAAEDKLDATEEVVADTDSADGADNVVEAVEADATDAEVANAEAVAEAVDDESTAATAPDAEAAGADVDGDKK